A genomic region of Daphnia magna isolate NIES unplaced genomic scaffold, ASM2063170v1.1 Dm_contigs171, whole genome shotgun sequence contains the following coding sequences:
- the LOC123467322 gene encoding uncharacterized protein LOC123467322 produces the protein MAFTRFVDLRGLPRICYSDNGANLVAGEHEIAVALAGWNREILANKMANQDVEWRFSPPASPHFGGSWERLIQSAKRALRSVLLTAMSGVTALLNARPLTHVSFDPHDPQPLTPNHFLTGRANPGFHADNADEFGGLTKKRWLESQALITHFWNRWLKEYVPDLIERRKWLRPRRNLAVDDIVLVVMPNMKRGEWPIGRIIRVIPGQDGVVRSAEVKVIRVSPGRKGCKDPSRLRTKTSIFVWSAHKLCLLEADGEEDVSSFGNRAGCVGNDSN, from the coding sequence ATGGCGTTCACCCGGTTCGTCGATCTACGAGGCCTGCCACGGATTTGCTATAGCGATAATGGCGCGAATTTAGTCGCCGGAGAACACGAGATTGCCGTTGCACTCGCCGGTTGGAATCGGGAAATACTAGCCAACAAGATGGCCAATCAAGACGTCGAATGGCGATTCAGCCCGCCGGCATCTCCACACTTCGGCGGGAGCTGGGAGCGTCTCATCCAGTCAGCCAAACGCGCACTTCGTAGCGTCCTCCTCACCGCAATGTCAGGTGTCACCGCACTACTGAACGCCAGACCATTGACGCATGTCAGCTTCGATCCGCACGACCCACAACCCCTCACTCCTAACCATTTCCTGACAGGACGGGCCAATCCGGGTTTTCATGCCGATAACGCTGACGAATTTGGTGGTCTAACTAAAAAGCGGTGGTTAGAGTCTCAAGCTCTCATCACCCActtttggaacagatggctgAAAGAGTACGTTCCGGACTTAATCGAACGACGCAAGTGGCTGCGCCCGCGAAGAAATCTAGCCGTCGACGACATTGTTCTTGTCGTGATGCCCAACATGAAGCGGGGAGAGTGGCCCATTGGCCGCATTATTCGCGTTATTCCTGGTCAGGACGGAGTCGTACGATCAGCTGAAGTAAAAGTCATCCGAGTCAGTCCCGGAAGAAAAGGCTGCAAGGATCCATCTCGTCTACGAACCAAAACATCAATTTTTGTGTGGTCCGCACACAAACTGTGTCTGTTGGAAGCCGATGGCGAAGAAGATGTTTCCAGTTTTGGAAACAGGGCCGGCTGTGTGGGGAACGACTCCAACTAA